GTGCATTTTCCGGATATTGATCGTCGCCTTTTGCATAAGTATGCGCGCCCCCCGGAATGATTGTATGACTTTTTTGTTGAAGCGCTTTCGAGGATTGAAAGCGAGCCGAAAAATTGAGAGAAGCAGTCTCCTCTTGTTCTGCATAAGTAGGCTGTGTTGTAAGATTTGCAGTCACTTTTGTCTCCTCGTAAAAGATTAATAAAAAAACTAAAGTTTGATTTTTTTGAAATTGACAATAAATTTGATTTATAAAAAACTTCTCAAAAATTTCCAGTTAAATTTGCATTCAATCTGGGTTATAATCGGGGATTAAAAAAAGGTAAACTCAAATCTCTCTCTGAAATTCCAGTTACGGATAGCGGCCATTCAATTTTAAAAGTTGGATCGCTGTAATGCACGCCTGCATCATATTTTGGTTGATAAAAATCCCCCATTTGATAGAGCACTTCTGTATTATCTTCTAAAGTTTGAAAACCGTGGGCGCATTGTGGGGGAACATAGAGCGCGTAACGATTGTCAGAGGTTAATTCAACCGCAACTCGTTCTAAATAAGTCGTCGAATGCGATCGCAAATCGACAATGACATCATAGATAGCACCGCGCGTACAGCGCACTAATTTTGTTTCCTGGGATGGGAAAACTTGATAGTGCATTCCTCGCAAAGTTCCCTTTCTCCAATTGGAAGAAATATTGCATTGCACGAAATTGGCGATCGCGCCTTGGGCTTCAAATTCCTTAACACAAAACGTTCGGGCAAAAAAACCTCGAGCATCTTCATGTAATTCGAGTTCGATGATAAAGGCTCCTTCTATTGCAGTCTTTGTAAATTTCATCTTGCACCCTTTAATAAATTGTCCGAAGAATATTTTGCAGTACCCAACTTTATTCAAAAAACCATTTTTCGACTATAAAATGCTTCAGCGTAACAACTCGGTGCATTAGACTCCATTCCTCGGATACGGAGAATGGATTGGAAGAGTTCTTCTGTAAACCATGCCTTTCCTTTTTGGGTTTTAAACGTATCGAGAATGAATTTAATTTTTTGTTGGTAGTGAGCGGGAGATAAGTGAACGAAAAAATTCGGATTTCCCAGATCGCCATCGTATTTCGGAATTTCGTATTCAAGAATAAAATGATTTCTAAACGTATTCCAAGTTAGCTCTGAGATTAAGCGGTGATCTTGATGAAAATCCTGGCGATAGTGTGTAAAGATCGCATCGGGTTTAAAGGCTTGCTTGAGTTGCTCAAAATAGTCTTTTACCTCAGCCCCTTGATAGGGAAGGAAGCCATCTCGAAAGTTTTGAATAACAATCGTTCGTTTAGCTGCTTTCTTCAGAAAAATATCGGCACTATCGAGCGCTTCTTGCTTTCTTTCAGGAGTAGAACTGAAAACAACCCAGTGAATGTTTAAATTTGGGTAGGTTTCAATCAGTTTTAAAATTGTCCCACCGCAACCAATCTCGATATCATCGCAATGCGCCCCCAAGCAAAGAATATTGTAACTCGATGAAGGAGTTGACTCAAACTCAATCTTTAACATCTTTAACTTTAAGTTAATCCCTCTCTTAGCGTCATTTTAAAGATCGGATTTCTAAGCAAAATTATAGACTTAGTTCCTAAATCTTGACTAGAAATCCGACTGGAGATCGCAAGACAAGCGCTAAACAAATTTATTGACGAGCGCGTACCAACTTAGGCAGAACGTAATTCAACTTTACGACTGCTAGAAAGTTCGACTTTAGGTTCGCGCCAAACCTCCCAAGGCGTTTCGCCGCGCGCGTACATATCATCAAGCTGTTGCTTTTCTTTAAAGGTATCCATCACGCCGAAAAATCCGGTGTATTTATAAGCAATCAGTTCTTTTTCCTTCATGAGGCGTTGGAAGGGTTCATACACTAATTCTTCACCATGATTCATGTAGTCAAAAATATCGCGCTTGAAGACAAAGTATCCGCCATTAATCCAGATATCACGCTGGGTAACATCTTGGAGATCTCGCACAACTCCGCTTTCATCCATATTGACAAGATGAAAAGTTTGACTGGGGCGAACACACAAAAAGCTTCCAACTTTGTCGTGCATTTTTGCGAAATTAATAAGACTGGGAAGATGCAGATCGGTCAAACCATCGCTATAATTAGCTAAAAAATATTCTTCCCCGTCTAAATAAGGTTCTACGGCTTTAAGACGCTGCCCGATATTAGCGGTTAATCCGGTATCGACAAAGTTAATATTCCAATCGTGGATATCGCGGTTAGCGAGTTGAATTTGGTTTCCGCTCGATAGGGTGAAGTCGTTGGAAAGCCATTCGTTATAGTTCAAAAAATAGCTCTTAATTAAATCTGCTTTGTAACCCAAACAGAGGATAAAATCTTTATGGCCGTAATGAGCGTAATACTTCATAACGTGCCAGAGAATAGGTCGGTATCCAATTGTTACCATTGGTTTGGGAATATTTTCGGAGTAATCTCTCATTCGAGTCCCTAAACCACCACAGAATAATACAACTTTCATGATTTTTCTCCTGATTAGCTAATTGAGTCTTAAAAAGAGATAACAGAGCGAACTCTGTTCGATTACGAATAAACTTTAACTTCAGGGATGGGTACAACAAACTGCCCGCCCCACTCGCGAATTCCTGCCATTTGCTGCATGATTTCTTCCTTAAAGTTCCAGGGAAGAATTAGCACGTAATCGGGTTGGGTTTCATGGATTTTTTCTGGGCTGAAAATTGGGATGTGGGTTCCGGGCAAAAATTTTCCTTGCTTGTAGGGGTTGCGATCGACGGTATAGTCGATAAAATCGGTACGAATTCCGCAATAATTTAAGAGTGTATTTCCTTTTCCCGGAGCGCCGTAACCGGCAATTGTTTTGCCTTCGCGTTTGGCTTTAATCAGAAAATCGAGTAGTTTTCGTTTAGTTTCTTTAACTTGTTCGGCAAAGGCAGTATAACTATCAAGGCGATCGAAACCGGCAGCAAGTTCGCGTTTTTTGAGCGCCATTGCTTGTTCGCTAATCGGTTGAGTCTCGTCCTCGGTATGGCGCGCGTAAATCCTTAAAGAACCGCCATGAGTCGGGATTTCTTCGACATCGAATAAGGTTAATCCCTGCGCGTCAAAGATCGCTTCGGTTGCAATGAAAGAAAAGTAGGAGAAATGTTCGTGATAAATGGTATCAAACTGATTCTCTTCCATTAACCGCATCAAATGGGGAAACTCCATTGTAATTACGCCCTGCGGTTTGAGAAGAACTTTCATTCCTTTAACGAAATCATTGACATCGGGAACTTGTGCTAAAACGTTATTTCCGACGATCAAATCGGCGCTTTCACCTCGCGCAAGCATTGCTTTTGCGGTTTCCTCACCAAAGAATTCAACTAAGGTGGAGATTCCTTTACGAATTGCCACTTCAGCCACATTAGCGGCGGGTTCAACTCCTAGAATAGGAATCCCTTTTGCGAGGAAGTATTGCAGTAAATATCCGTCGTTGCTGGCGAGTTCGACAACGAGACTTTCTGCATTCAATCCGAAACGTTGCACTGCCATATCGGTATAAGTTTTAGCGTGCTGCAACCAGGTGTCGGAGTAGGAAGAAAAGTAGGCGTATTCGGTAAAAATTTCTGCGGGGGTAACGTATTCTTGAAGTTGCACTAGAAAACAGCGATCGCACACATAAACGTGCAGGGGATAAAATGCCTCCATTTCATTTAGCTGTTCGGCGCTGCGGTAGCTTTCGCAGGGGGGAGACATTCCTAAATCGACAAAGGTATGATGAAGCGGCGAACTGCAACAACGACAGCGAGTCCGCTCGGAAGAAGTGACAGATTGTGTCAGCAAAGTTTCTGTTTTCATAGTTCTATTTGTGACAGGATAGACGCAACTCAAGAATTGTCAGTAATTCCCAATCTCAAAGGCAACACGCTTTTTTATTAAAGGTATTGCTTCCAAAAGAAGTGCGAATCAATTTGATGCGTTCGCAATAAATATTCAAGTTGTTTGAGGCGAGTAAAGCCTCGGAACTCAAAGGTGTCCTTACTCATATCGATCTGCTGGAAGATCTCGAAGAGTTGTTTTGCTCCTTGTTTGGCATCCCATTTACATTTAAATCCCGGTAAAGTGTTTGTAATTTTGTCGAAGGAAACGCGATAGCTGCGGTTGTCGGGATCGCTTTTCCCGAAGCTAAGCTGACATCCGGTAAAGACTTCGGCAACGATTTCGGCAATTTCTCGAACTTGATAGTTACTATTGGTGTCGCCGACGTTAAAAATTCGATCGCGCACGAGATCCAGTGGCGCTTCCAAAACGCACGCGATCGCGCTACAAATATCTAAGACGTGAACTAAAGGTCGCCAAGGCGTTCCGTCGCTAATCATTTTAATTTCGCCCGTTGTTTGCGCTAAACCAGCGAGGTTATTGAGGACGATATCGAAGCGCATTCGGGGCGATGCACCATAGGCGGTGGCATTCCGTAAAAAGGTGGGGCAGAATTCAGCATCGGCGAGTTCTCGCACGTCGCGTTCTACTAACACTTTGCATTTGGCATAAGCGGTTTGTGGGTTGACGGCGGATTCTTCTGTTACGAAGTCTTCGCTGGCGAATCCGTAAACGCTACAGGAGGAGGTATAAATAAAGCGCGGTACGCCAGCAGTTTTGGCAAGTTTTGCTAAGCGTACCGATCCTTCATGGTTGATTTCGTAAGTAATTTGCGGGGCGAGTTGTCCGAGGGGATCGTTAGAAAGTTCGGCGAGGTGAATAATCGCCTCTACCTCTTGTAAGTCTGCAATGTCAATGTGTCGCAGATCTTTGTTGAGGGTTTTGGGTGTTAAGGAAGTGCCATTATAGAGCCAACCGACTTTATAAAACCCAGTATCCACGCCGATAACGTCGTGTCCCTGCTGCATGAGTAGAGGAGCGAGTAACGAACCAATATATCCTTCTGTTCCGGTAATTAAGACTTTCATAGATTGCAAATAATAAATAGCAATTCAATGCTGTCCTCGCGGTTTATCGATGTTCTATGGGAGGCAAGCTAGTTCACAGCTTGCAGCGATACAAATGATTGAGTTGACGCTCTTTTTAAAAATTTGAAAGAATCGATTGCGCCCTTGGGTTCCCCTGTCGCGCTGATTTAGAAGATTTTGCGATGGGGAACGGCAATAACAACACCGATGGTGACGGGCTTTGGCAGCGCAACGGAGGGAGTTGCTGAATGACTTCAGGGGGTAGAGTAGATACCATTCTTCCTTGTTTTATCGTCCTTTAAGACAGGGTAGATACTTTTGAATTAATCGAAAACAGCGCGGAAGCAAGCTAGTATTCGTGTATTTAACCTTTGAAGTTATGATATTTTTCTTGCCAATGGAGGCAACTTAGAAATTTCCTATATCACGCTCAAGCTAGCACGCTCAAATTCGAGTGGCAATGAAAAGCTATTAATTGTGTCGCTAATTTATTAAATCTTTAAAATGCAACGAAGGATTAAGAAGATCGATAACCCGAATACCGCTGACTTACAGGTTTTCTCGGACACGAATGAGAGGAGATCGGTAAAACCGACGAGTTTATTGATGAAGCAGACTTAATGACTATTTCGTTACATCAATTGTGAAGTGCATTAGACGGCACGAAAAATCGACGTTCTATCGTGAAGAGTTACCGAGAGTATGCGTGCCACTACGCGGATCCCTGCGCGATCGCAAAACTTAAACATAAATTGACTCAATGAAGTTTTGTTATTAGTCCCCATTTTCACTCCCCCATCTTTAAAGCTCAAAACCGCTGCCGATACTCAACCTGCATCCGATACTCACTGCCAAAATTACTCGAACCTCGCAGTAGCAAACGATCGTTAATGCGGTAGCGTAAATTTAATTCGGTTGGCACGGACGGCGTAAGGAATTGCGTCACGGAAACGCCCAACTTATCCGTAACATTAAACCCGAGTTCTGCGGCAATACCAAAGGTCGAAGTGCGATCGTCCGTATTGGGAACCACGCTTGGATAAATGCGAAACTCGCTCAACCCCAAACTATCCGCTAGCGCATTTTGAATCGATCCTAAAAGGGCATTGCTGGCTAAATTCGCCAATCCAAGTCCGGCATCTTGCTGACTGAAGGCATTAATAAAACTCCCGCCTAACAGGGCAATAATCTGCGTTTCGCTGCGCGACGGCGAACTGGTTAATTGAATAACCGATCGCACTTTTTGCGCCGAAGCAACTCCGGGTTCGACTTGCAAGCTTTCGAGCAGCGCTAAAGCAAACCCATCAACAATCGCCTCAATCCGCACGGTTTCCACCGAACCAAAATTCACCAGCGACTCGCGAATTTCCGAGGAAAAAGCTTCCGGTGTCGTCTGAGTGCGATTCGATTCAATCGCAGAACCAACTAACCGTAAATCCAAACGCGGATTGAGTCCGTATTCGGGGCGGAAGATCGCAACGTTATCGTAACCATTCTGCAAGCGCAACTGCGTCGCAAACAAGTTAATCTGTCCCCGCACCAAACGCACGACTCCACTCGGCGCAATATCATCCGTGCGACCGTTCAAAACAATCGTGCCATCGGTACTAAAATTCACTAATAACGGCTGTTCCAAACGCAAACCATTGCCGAGTTTGAGCGCGAGATTATCGAAGCGAGTGGCTGAAACGATTTGACTCAAACCGCCGCGAGTAGAACCGCTGCCGCCATTATTGACGAAACCGCCGCGCCCCGCCGAACCAAAAGTGGACAAACCCGCCAGCAATACCCGTCCGTCCGTCAGTTCCAGATTGCCGCCGAGAACGGGTTGCAAAAGCGCGCCCGTAATTTTTAGGTTGCCGCTCGCATCGCCGTTATAGAGTCCCTTAAGGTTGACGGCGAGTTTTTTCAGGTCAATCGTTAACGGATTGTCTTGGGGCGCGGGTTGCGTCAGTGCTATAGAACCTGCGGCTGTCACTTGCCCGCCGCCCAACTGACTGGTGAGGCTTTGCACGGTAATTTTATCGAAGTCGAATAAAATTTGACCGTTGAGATTCTTCAGCGAGTCAGAAAGGAGGAGAGAAGCCACTTCTGCATTTTGCAGATTTGCCGTTCCGTTAGCTTTAAGGTCGAGGAGGCGATTTTTATCTTGGTCGTAACGTCCCGCGATCGCGAGATCCACGTTGCCTTCTCCCTTCTTCCAGATTAACTGCTGGCGCGTCAGCGCATTTAAAATCGTCAAACCGTTATTCTGAAGCTTTAAAGTCAACTCAAACGCATCGCTGCTCGGTTGGACGGCGTTGGGGAAAGGAAAACGATAGGGGAACTTACCCGCAATCAGCAAAGGCTCGGTTCCGGCGGCAATAATACTATCGACCGCAAAGTTTAAAATCCCTTGGTTGTAGCTGAAATTCCCCTGCGCCGACTCTACTTTTTCCTGATTGAGTTCGGCATCAACCACCGTTAATTGTCCCCGCGCTTGCGGATTTTGCTGCGTGCCGCTCAATACCGCCGACGCATTAACAAATCCCGTCAAACCGATATCCGGCGGCAAGGCGGCGAATTCTTGAATTAACGCGACGGGCAGTTTCTCAATCTGGAGTTGTCCCGATTGGGTTGCACCGCCCAACGCGCCAGCAAAACTAATCGAACCGCCATCTGCCAGTTGCATTTGGAACGGACGAATGGTTAATACGCCCTTTTGATAGCTGCCCTGCGCGACAGTCGTATTCGCGACAAACGGCCCCCATTTCCAATCCGAACCGTCCAAATCGAAGGCAAGATCCAGCCCTTCTGCCAGCGATCCCGCAACGCGAATCTTCCCTTCAACGGCTCCTGTGGCTTCGGAAAGGGGCGGTAGGGGTGATGAAGCCAAGCGTTCTTTGCGCCGCTCTTCTAAGAGGGCTTCAATTTCGGCAAGGCGGCGTAATTGTTGAATTAAAGGTTGGTTGCGAATGTCAATCGGGGCGGCGGCGAGGTTGTTCGCTTTGCCATAAACCGGCAGTCGCAAGATATTGGTGAGGTCGGAAATCTTGAAAATTTGAGCGGTAGCGAGGATATCCTGGATGCGTCCGGCTGTAATGCCAACTTCGGCGTTGAACTGCGGCCCGCGAGCGGTTTGAACGATGCGACCGTCGATCGCGTACTGGGTTTCGCCCTGTTGGAACACCGCATCGCGAATAATACCAGAACCATTAGCATATTCAAAGCTAGCTGTCAAGCTCTCGCCAGAAATTCTGCTGAAAATGGGATTTTTAACATTAATCGTGCCGGAAGCAGCCAAAGTCGCGAGGTTGACATTAAAATTACCCGATAGACGACCGGAGAGGGGCTGTCCGGCGATCGCGGCAGGAATCAATTGCGGCGGTACGAGGCTGCGGGCGTAGGCGAGCGGCACATTGCGGGTTGTAGCGGTTAAGATATCGCCTTGGCGCGTCCCCTCCGCATAAAGTTCGTCAACTTGAATGAGGAAGGAATTGGGCTTGTAATCGGCAGCGAGGGCAACTTCGATGCGATCGCGAACTCCTGCCAAACGCAAAGATCCGCCTTGTCCCGGCGTAAAAGCGACCGGCCCAGAAACCAAGGGATCGAGGACAAACTCATTAAATTTCGCATCGCGCAGGGCGAGAGTACCATTCACTTGAGGGGCGGCGGGCGTTCCGCGCAGGTTGCCGCTAAAATCCGCCAGTCCCGCCAAGCGCGTTTGTTGAATTGCCGGGTTTAAGTTCGGCGGCCAAGCGATGAATTTTTTAGCTTGTTCCGAGAGTTGGTCTAATTTCAACCCCTGCAAACTGACATCGAGATCGAAACGCGCGATTGCATCTAACCCCAATTTCCCCCGCCGCAGCGCTGCCGTATTCACATCCACATAGCCGCTCGCATCCAAGCCCGTAGAAGTAGCGCGCGCAATGCTCAAACGCCCGCCATTCCAATCAAACGTCGCCGCCACCGGCCCTTGCAGCGGTAACACTTCCTCGCTCAAATTGAGATTGCCGCGCGCGCGAACCCCTTCCGGACTCAAATTTGCCAGGTTTGCCGTCACGTCAATATTGCCGCTGACTTTACCGCGCAACCCATTCACCAAACCCGCGAGTTCGACATTATTGGGAACCAGCGTCGTTTGTAAGCTTCCGTTCGCCAAACGCAAATTATTCGCCAACAACTGACCGCCCGCCAAATTCAAGCGTCCCGAACCCGTCGCCGCGATTGCATTTAACCGCAAATCCGACAGCGTACCGCGCAAATCGACATCACCGCTAATCGGAGTTTGAAATTGTGGGGGAATATTCGCCAAAAGCTGCTGCGGTTGAATATCGCTAGCGTTCGCCTCGAGCAACCAGCGCCCCCCCGTCAAATCGAGGGCAATATCCGCACGACCGCCCGCGAGGTTAAGCTGTCCTTTGCTGCTTGCCGTCAGCGTTTTTGCATCGAAAGAACTCAAATTTCCCGCCGCGCGCAACGTTCCCGTAAACGCCTCCAATGCTTGCTGCGGACGCGCTAAAGCTGCGGGTAAATTTAACCCCGCCGTCAAGCGATTCAATTGCACGCCGCTTGCAACAATATCAGCCAACCAGTTGCCGCGATTCACCTTCAAATTTACGTTCGCCGTCCCGCCCGCCGCGTTCAAGTTTCCGGTTGCGTTCGCCGTCAGCGTTTTCGGGTCGAAGGAACTCAAACTTCCCGAAGCGCGTAAGTTCCCCGTAAATGCGCCGAGCGTTTGTTGCACGCGAGCAACGGGAATGGGTAAATTTAACCCCGCCGTCAAACGAGTCAATTGCACGCCACTCGCGGCAATATCAGCGAACCAATTACCCCGATTCGCCCTCAAGTTCACCTTCGCCGTTCCGCCCGCCGCGTTTAAGTTGCCGGTTGCGTTGGCGACTAACGTTTTCGGGTCGAAGGAACTCAAACTTCCCGAAGCGCGCAAGGTTCCTGTAAATGCGCCTAGGGTTTGTTGCACGCGGGCGATAGGAACGGGTAAGTTTAACCCCGCTGTCAAACGAGTTAATTGCACTTGGTTTGCCGCAATATCAGCCAACCAGTTACCCCGATTTAACTTGAGGTTGACGTTTGCCGCACCGCCCGCTGCGTTCAAGTTGCCGTTTGCGCTCGCGACTAACGTTTTGGGGTCGAAGGAATTTAAGTTTCCGCTCGCCTGAATCGTTCCGGTGAAAGCGCCGAGTTCGCGCTGCGTCTTTGCCACGACGGGCGGTAAGTTCAGCCCCGCCGCTAAGCGGGGGAGTTGCACGCCGTTGGTGACAATATTCGCCGCCCAATTGCCCCGATTGACGTTGGCGGCAATATTCGCCGTCCCTCCAGCAATACGGGTTTGTCCGATACCGCTTGCGGTTAGCGAGTTGAGATCGAAACGCTTTAAGTTACCGGCGAGTTGGAAATTGCCCGAAAATTTTCCGAGTAATTGTTGCAGCGATCGCGCCGCTGGGGGCAAACTCGGTAAGGTGGCAACGCGGTTGGCATCAATATTATTAACCGCAACATCTGCCCGCCAGCGATCGCCGGATACTGCGATTCTCCGCGCTTCTACCACACCATTGGCCACGGCTACGCCTAATGCCCCCGTCCCCGTCAAGTCGCTAACTCTCGGCTTGCCTGCTGCATTCGTTCTTACCTGTCCTGCGACTTGGAACGCGCCATTTAATGCCCCTAACGAAGGCAAAGTAATTTTCGCGGGCAGGATTTTCGGCGCGATCTGTCCGGCTTGCAGGTTAGCGGCATTGAGGTCGGCAGAAAACCGTCCGTTTTGCAACTGAATGTTACTTGCCGTTACAGTCCCGCCTGCAATCGCGGCTCGCCCCGCCCCCGCCAGTGTCAATCGTTCCAGCCTTAATTTTTGCAGCGGCCCGGAAATCTCGAACAGCGCCTCCCCCGTTCCTGCCACCGGACGCAGGGGAGAAGTCGCCGGTAAGAAGCGATTGAGTTGTACGCCCGCTGCTGCCACCGTCCCGAAAAAGCGCCCGTCTTTAATGCGGGCGTTTTGTACGGCGAGGGTTCCGCCATCAAAAAGTCGGGTAAAAATCTGCGCTTGCAGGTCTTCAATTTTGGTGAAGGGGCCTAAGATTTGGGCGCGGGCAGAAATGGGGCCGATGGTAACGGGTAAGTTGGGAATATAGAGGGCTGCGATCGCGTCGGCGGGAAGATTTTGAGTCTGGAAATCGAGGGCAATTTGTCCGGGATCGCGGTCTTTATTAAAGCGCACCTGTCCCGTCCCCGTGACTTTACCGCCCTGAATCGGAAAGGCATCGAGGGCTTGTAGCACGAGAGTATTTTTCGCGACAGCAAAGGCGAGTTGGGCGCGGACATCTTTGAAAGTTGCGCGAGCGAGTCGGAAAGTCTGGGTTGAGAGAATTTGGCTGGTGACGATCGCTTGGTTGAAAGGGCCCTTCGCTTGCAGGGCAACTTTAAACTCACCCGCCACGGGAACGGGCGGTTGTTTTAAATCGAAGGTTTTAAGAAGATTTGCGATCGTTACGGGTTGCGTGGTGGCGCTGAGATTGAGACCCGATTTCGCATCGATGCTGCCCCCAATCTGGGCATTAATTTGACCGAGTTGGGCGCTGAAGGACTCGAAACGCGCGCTCTGTCCTTGGAAAGCAATACGCCCGTTCGCTTGCTTGACCTCCGGAATCGCGATCGGGAGATTATTGAGGAAATATAAAGGCGGTCGTTCTTCAATCGCTTGCGGTTGCTGCTGGCGTTTGCGTTGCGCGAGTGCTTGCGGCGACTGAATCCCCAGCGCTTTTTCGTCGAGTTTAGCGCTCACGTTTTGCAGCGAAACGATTCCCGCCGCCTGGGGCAGAACTTTTAAAGGGTTACCGTTAAGTTCGACTTCGAGATTGGTACTCACCTTACCCGATCGCAGGATCAGCGGCACTTCGACCAAACGAGCGAGGTAGAGTAAATCGAGTTGCTGCGTGGCTAAGTAAACTTTTCCTTGTAACGTCTGCGGGCGAATCGTCGCAGCAGCGTTAAAGCGTCCGCCCTCCCCAGCAAAAGTTCCTTTAGCATCGCCTTCAAATAGTTGGTAATTTTGGTAAGCACGAACGGTGGCGAGATCGACGTTCAATTCTACCGGCGCTTTCAGGGCGAGCTTTTTATCGCGGGCGACGAGGACGACGTTAGCATTTTCGGCGCGAACCGTTTGCACGTCGATTTCCCAATCCGATTCGCCTTCGCGTTTCCGCAAGCGCGTTGCAATCCACTGTCCGTCGGTATCTTGTTCGACATAGGCGGTGGGACGAATGAGGGTGAGGTTGAGTTCTAGGGTTTTATCGGTTGCCAGTCTCCAGAGGTTAAAGGTAACATCGACAGCTTCAACAACCGCGCGATCGCTATCGGTAGCGGTGGGCGGGATTTCCGATTTCCCAAAACGCACGCCCCGCAAGGATAAACCGCTCGTCGGTCCCAATCGTACCGGGCGATCGAGTTCTTGGGTGAGGAGATCGGTCAGAATGGGCGAAAGGTAATTGAGGAGGGCAAACCACGCGATCGCTAAACCCCCGCACCCCAAGCTAAACCCCACGACAATGCCCCACAACCACCACCGTCTTCTGCGACGAGGAGGAGAAGGAGGAGCGGGATTTTCACCCTCTAACTCGGACTCGTTCTCTGGATTTGGGGTAGGCTGGGTCATATCCCGATTCCGTTTCAAAAACCGCCATT
This sequence is a window from Oscillatoria sp. FACHB-1406. Protein-coding genes within it:
- a CDS encoding translocation/assembly module TamB domain-containing protein, which translates into the protein MTQPTPNPENESELEGENPAPPSPPRRRRRWWLWGIVVGFSLGCGGLAIAWFALLNYLSPILTDLLTQELDRPVRLGPTSGLSLRGVRFGKSEIPPTATDSDRAVVEAVDVTFNLWRLATDKTLELNLTLIRPTAYVEQDTDGQWIATRLRKREGESDWEIDVQTVRAENANVVLVARDKKLALKAPVELNVDLATVRAYQNYQLFEGDAKGTFAGEGGRFNAAATIRPQTLQGKVYLATQQLDLLYLARLVEVPLILRSGKVSTNLEVELNGNPLKVLPQAAGIVSLQNVSAKLDEKALGIQSPQALAQRKRQQQPQAIEERPPLYFLNNLPIAIPEVKQANGRIAFQGQSARFESFSAQLGQINAQIGGSIDAKSGLNLSATTQPVTIANLLKTFDLKQPPVPVAGEFKVALQAKGPFNQAIVTSQILSTQTFRLARATFKDVRAQLAFAVAKNTLVLQALDAFPIQGGKVTGTGQVRFNKDRDPGQIALDFQTQNLPADAIAALYIPNLPVTIGPISARAQILGPFTKIEDLQAQIFTRLFDGGTLAVQNARIKDGRFFGTVAAAGVQLNRFLPATSPLRPVAGTGEALFEISGPLQKLRLERLTLAGAGRAAIAGGTVTASNIQLQNGRFSADLNAANLQAGQIAPKILPAKITLPSLGALNGAFQVAGQVRTNAAGKPRVSDLTGTGALGVAVANGVVEARRIAVSGDRWRADVAVNNIDANRVATLPSLPPAARSLQQLLGKFSGNFQLAGNLKRFDLNSLTASGIGQTRIAGGTANIAANVNRGNWAANIVTNGVQLPRLAAGLNLPPVVAKTQRELGAFTGTIQASGNLNSFDPKTLVASANGNLNAAGGAANVNLKLNRGNWLADIAANQVQLTRLTAGLNLPVPIARVQQTLGAFTGTLRASGSLSSFDPKTLVANATGNLNAAGGTAKVNLRANRGNWFADIAASGVQLTRLTAGLNLPIPVARVQQTLGAFTGNLRASGSLSSFDPKTLTANATGNLNAAGGTANVNLKVNRGNWLADIVASGVQLNRLTAGLNLPAALARPQQALEAFTGTLRAAGNLSSFDAKTLTASSKGQLNLAGGRADIALDLTGGRWLLEANASDIQPQQLLANIPPQFQTPISGDVDLRGTLSDLRLNAIAATGSGRLNLAGGQLLANNLRLANGSLQTTLVPNNVELAGLVNGLRGKVSGNIDVTANLANLSPEGVRARGNLNLSEEVLPLQGPVAATFDWNGGRLSIARATSTGLDASGYVDVNTAALRRGKLGLDAIARFDLDVSLQGLKLDQLSEQAKKFIAWPPNLNPAIQQTRLAGLADFSGNLRGTPAAPQVNGTLALRDAKFNEFVLDPLVSGPVAFTPGQGGSLRLAGVRDRIEVALAADYKPNSFLIQVDELYAEGTRQGDILTATTRNVPLAYARSLVPPQLIPAAIAGQPLSGRLSGNFNVNLATLAASGTINVKNPIFSRISGESLTASFEYANGSGIIRDAVFQQGETQYAIDGRIVQTARGPQFNAEVGITAGRIQDILATAQIFKISDLTNILRLPVYGKANNLAAAPIDIRNQPLIQQLRRLAEIEALLEERRKERLASSPLPPLSEATGAVEGKIRVAGSLAEGLDLAFDLDGSDWKWGPFVANTTVAQGSYQKGVLTIRPFQMQLADGGSISFAGALGGATQSGQLQIEKLPVALIQEFAALPPDIGLTGFVNASAVLSGTQQNPQARGQLTVVDAELNQEKVESAQGNFSYNQGILNFAVDSIIAAGTEPLLIAGKFPYRFPFPNAVQPSSDAFELTLKLQNNGLTILNALTRQQLIWKKGEGNVDLAIAGRYDQDKNRLLDLKANGTANLQNAEVASLLLSDSLKNLNGQILFDFDKITVQSLTSQLGGGQVTAAGSIALTQPAPQDNPLTIDLKKLAVNLKGLYNGDASGNLKITGALLQPVLGGNLELTDGRVLLAGLSTFGSAGRGGFVNNGGSGSTRGGLSQIVSATRFDNLALKLGNGLRLEQPLLVNFSTDGTIVLNGRTDDIAPSGVVRLVRGQINLFATQLRLQNGYDNVAIFRPEYGLNPRLDLRLVGSAIESNRTQTTPEAFSSEIRESLVNFGSVETVRIEAIVDGFALALLESLQVEPGVASAQKVRSVIQLTSSPSRSETQIIALLGGSFINAFSQQDAGLGLANLASNALLGSIQNALADSLGLSEFRIYPSVVPNTDDRTSTFGIAAELGFNVTDKLGVSVTQFLTPSVPTELNLRYRINDRLLLRGSSNFGSEYRMQVEYRQRF